A window of the Hevea brasiliensis isolate MT/VB/25A 57/8 chromosome 6, ASM3005281v1, whole genome shotgun sequence genome harbors these coding sequences:
- the LOC131180596 gene encoding uncharacterized protein LOC131180596, producing MLKNAPNNLKLTSPDIQRDIINSATVEITKAIITDLRDDLCPILVDECRDVSVKEQMGVVIWYVNGFGCVIERFISLVHIQNTSVTSLKKGIESLLSTYGLSISSLRGQGHDGATNMRVALIKLESQLENFVFDMRMDKKFSEVSGIGGLAENMVATRKHIAFPLVYLLVKLSLILPIATATMERAFSAMNIIKSSLLNRMGDELLNDCLVTYIERDVFANINNEVIVNRFQLMKNRQRLL from the exons ATGTTGAAGAATGCTCCTAACAATCTCAAACTCACATCTCCTGATATTCAAAGAGATATCATTAATTCAGCTACAGTTGAGATAACAAAGGCTATCATTACAGATTTGAGAGATGATTTGTGCCCTATTTTAGTTGATGAATGTCGAGATGTATCAGTTAAAGAGCAAATGGGAGTTGTCATATGGTATGTCAATGGATTTGGATGTGTCATTGAAAGATTTATTAGTCTTGTACATATCCAAAATACAAGTGTAACATCTCTTAAAAAAGGTATTGAGTCTTTGCTCTCTACTTATGGCTTGAGCATATCTAGTTTGAGAGGTCAAGGCCATGATGGAGCTACTAATATGCGAG TTGCTCTAATTAAACTTGAATCTCAACTTGAGAACTTTGTCTTTGATATGCGTATGGATAAGAAATTTTCTGAAGTGAGTGGAATTGGAGGTCTTGCTGAGAATATGGTTGCTACAAGAAAGCATATTGCTTTTCCTTTAgtgtatttgttagtcaaattatcATTAATCTTACCCATTGCTACAGCCACAATGGAAAGAGCTTTTTCTGCAATGAATATCATTAAAAGTTCACTTCTTAATAGAATGGGAGATGAGCTACTAAATGATTGTTTGGTGACTTATATTGAAAGAGATGTATTTGCAAATATTAACAATGAAGTTATTGTGAATAGATTTCAGTTAATGAAAAATAGGCAAAGATTATTGTAA